The following are encoded together in the Streptomyces sp. NBC_00358 genome:
- a CDS encoding DUF3311 domain-containing protein: protein MSDLPEVKPPVVTPVRVVTPVRVVIALCLLAPFVAMLWVGSYTKTDPAFIGIPFFYWYQLLWVPLSTVLTVTAYLLWRRDQRARTSASAERGAGA from the coding sequence ATGTCAGACCTGCCCGAAGTGAAACCACCGGTGGTGACACCGGTACGTGTGGTGACACCGGTACGTGTGGTGATCGCCCTCTGCCTGCTCGCGCCCTTCGTGGCGATGCTGTGGGTCGGCTCCTACACGAAGACGGACCCGGCCTTCATCGGCATCCCCTTCTTCTACTGGTACCAGTTGCTGTGGGTGCCCCTGTCCACGGTGCTGACCGTGACCGCGTATCTGTTGTGGCGGCGTGACCAGCGGGCCCGCACCTCCGCCTCCGCCGAGAGAGGTGCCGGAGCATGA
- a CDS encoding ribonucleotide-diphosphate reductase subunit beta, with the protein MSDTNTEKNLLDPGFELTLRPMRYPDFYERYRDAIKNTWTVEEVDLHSDVADLAKLTPGEQHMIGRLVAFFATGDSIVSNNLVLTLYKHINSPEARLYLSRQLFEEAVHVQFYLTLLDTYLPDPEDRTAAFAAVESIPSIREKAQFCFKWMDSVEKLDRLETQADRRRFLLNLICFAACIEGLFFYGAFAYVYWFRSRGLLHGLATGTNWVFRDETMHMSFAFEVVDTVRKEEPELFDDRLQEQVTDMLREAVEAELQFGRDLCGEGLPGMNTDSMRQYLECVADQRLQRLGFAPVYGSENPFSFMELQGVQELTNFFERRPSAYQVAVEGTVDFDEDF; encoded by the coding sequence ATGTCCGACACGAACACCGAGAAGAACCTCCTCGACCCGGGCTTCGAACTGACCCTGCGTCCCATGCGCTACCCGGACTTCTACGAGCGCTACCGGGACGCGATCAAGAACACCTGGACCGTCGAGGAGGTCGACCTCCACTCGGACGTCGCCGACCTCGCGAAGCTGACGCCGGGTGAGCAGCACATGATCGGCCGGCTGGTCGCGTTCTTCGCGACGGGCGACTCGATCGTGTCGAACAACCTGGTGCTGACGCTGTACAAGCACATCAACTCCCCCGAGGCGCGGCTCTACCTGAGCCGGCAGCTTTTCGAGGAGGCCGTGCACGTCCAGTTCTATCTGACGCTGCTGGACACCTATCTGCCCGACCCGGAGGACCGCACGGCGGCCTTCGCGGCGGTCGAGAGCATCCCCTCCATCCGCGAGAAGGCGCAGTTCTGCTTCAAGTGGATGGACTCGGTGGAGAAGCTGGACCGGCTGGAGACCCAGGCCGACCGCCGCCGCTTCCTGCTGAACCTCATCTGCTTCGCCGCGTGCATCGAGGGGCTCTTCTTCTACGGGGCCTTCGCGTACGTCTACTGGTTCCGCAGCCGCGGTCTGCTGCACGGCCTGGCGACGGGCACCAACTGGGTGTTCCGCGACGAGACGATGCACATGAGCTTCGCCTTCGAGGTCGTCGACACCGTCCGCAAGGAGGAGCCGGAGCTCTTCGACGACCGGCTCCAGGAGCAGGTGACCGACATGCTGCGCGAGGCCGTCGAGGCCGAGCTGCAGTTCGGGCGGGACCTGTGCGGTGAGGGTCTGCCGGGCATGAACACCGACTCGATGCGCCAGTATCTGGAGTGCGTCGCCGACCAGCGCCTGCAGCGGCTGGGCTTCGCACCGGTCTACGGCTCGGAGAACCCGTTCTCCTTCATGGAGCTCCAGGGTGTCCAGGAGCTGACCAACTTCTTCGAGCGCCGACCGTCGGCGTACCAGGTCGCGGTGGAGGGCACGGTCGACTTCGACGAGGACTTCTGA
- a CDS encoding ribonucleoside-diphosphate reductase subunit alpha, translating into MTIAPADPASVTAQQARVETDGPGTALLRTLTDLTTDLTAADPGRVAAAALRGRSARADEAELRELATEAAAGLISEDPAYSRLAARLLTISIAAEAASQGVTTFSESVAVGHREGLIADRTAAFVRLHTARLDALIDIEGDDRFGYFGLRTLHSRYLLRHPITRKVVETPQHFMLRVASGLAEDDTARSVDEVAALYRLMSRLDYLPSSPTLFNSGTRHPQMSSCYLLDSPLDELDSIYDRYHQVARLSKHAGGIGLSYSRIRSRGSLIRGTNGHSNGIVPFLKTLDASVAAVNQGGRRKGAAAVYLETWHSDIEEFLELRDNTGEDARRTHNLNLAHWIPDEFMRRVNEDGVWSLFSPADVPELVDLWGDEFDAAYRKAEEAGLAKKTIPARDLYGRMMRTLAQTGNGWMTFKDAANRTANQTAEPGHTVHSSNLCTEILEVTDDGETAVCNLGSVNLGAFVVGDDIDWERLDETVRTAVTFLDRVVDINFYPTEQAGRSNAKWRPVGLGAMGLQDVFFKLRLPFDSPQARALSTRIAERIMLASYEASADLAERNGPLPAWEKTRTARGVLHPDHFDVELNWPERWAALRQRIAEVGMRNSLLLAIAPTATIASIAGVYECIEPQVSNLFKRETLSGEFLQVNSYLVAELKKLGVWDAQTREALRESSGSVQGFTWVPQDVRDLYRTAWEIPQRGLIDMAAARTPFLDQAQSLNLFLETPTIGKLSSMYSYAWKSGLKTTYYLRSRPATRIARAAQAQAQPEKTIPVQQAADPDAVACSLENPESCEACQ; encoded by the coding sequence GTGACCATCGCGCCAGCCGATCCGGCTTCAGTGACCGCGCAGCAGGCCCGGGTGGAGACCGACGGTCCCGGAACCGCGCTGCTGCGGACCCTGACCGATCTCACCACCGACCTCACGGCCGCCGACCCCGGCCGGGTCGCCGCCGCGGCGCTGCGCGGCCGGTCCGCCCGCGCCGACGAGGCCGAGCTGCGCGAACTGGCCACCGAGGCGGCCGCGGGTCTCATCTCCGAGGACCCCGCCTACTCCCGGCTGGCCGCCCGCCTGCTCACGATCAGCATCGCCGCGGAGGCCGCCTCCCAGGGCGTCACGACCTTCTCCGAGTCGGTCGCCGTCGGCCACCGCGAGGGTCTGATCGCCGACCGCACGGCCGCGTTCGTCCGGCTGCACACGGCCCGCCTCGACGCGCTCATCGACATCGAAGGCGACGACCGGTTCGGCTACTTCGGGCTGCGCACGCTGCACAGCCGCTATCTGCTCCGGCACCCGATCACCCGCAAGGTCGTCGAGACGCCCCAGCACTTCATGCTGCGGGTGGCCTCCGGTCTCGCCGAGGACGACACGGCCCGGTCGGTGGACGAAGTCGCCGCGCTCTACCGGCTGATGAGCCGCCTCGACTACCTGCCGTCCTCCCCCACGCTCTTCAACTCCGGTACGCGGCACCCCCAGATGTCGTCCTGCTACCTCCTCGACTCCCCGCTGGACGAGCTGGACTCCATCTACGACCGCTACCACCAGGTGGCGCGCCTGTCGAAGCACGCGGGCGGCATCGGCCTTTCGTACTCGCGTATCCGCTCGCGCGGTTCGCTGATCCGCGGCACCAACGGACACTCCAACGGCATCGTCCCGTTCCTCAAGACGCTCGACGCCTCGGTCGCCGCGGTGAACCAGGGCGGCCGGCGCAAGGGCGCGGCCGCGGTCTACCTGGAGACCTGGCACTCCGACATCGAGGAGTTCCTGGAGCTGCGCGACAACACCGGTGAGGACGCCCGGCGTACGCACAACCTGAACCTCGCGCACTGGATCCCGGACGAGTTCATGCGCCGGGTGAACGAGGACGGCGTCTGGTCGCTCTTCTCCCCCGCCGACGTGCCGGAACTGGTCGACCTGTGGGGCGACGAGTTCGACGCCGCGTACCGCAAGGCCGAGGAGGCGGGCCTCGCGAAGAAGACCATCCCGGCCCGTGACCTGTACGGCCGGATGATGCGCACCCTCGCGCAGACCGGCAACGGCTGGATGACCTTCAAGGACGCCGCCAACCGCACCGCCAACCAGACGGCGGAGCCGGGCCACACCGTCCACTCCTCGAACCTGTGCACCGAGATCCTGGAGGTCACGGACGACGGGGAGACGGCGGTCTGCAACCTGGGCTCGGTCAACCTGGGCGCGTTCGTCGTCGGTGACGACATCGACTGGGAGCGGCTCGACGAGACCGTGCGCACCGCGGTGACCTTCCTCGACCGCGTCGTCGACATCAACTTCTACCCGACCGAGCAGGCGGGCCGCTCCAACGCCAAGTGGCGTCCGGTGGGCCTCGGCGCGATGGGTCTCCAGGACGTCTTCTTCAAGCTGCGGCTGCCCTTCGACTCGCCGCAGGCCCGCGCGCTGTCCACGCGGATCGCCGAGCGCATCATGCTCGCCTCCTACGAGGCCTCCGCGGACCTCGCCGAGCGCAACGGCCCGCTCCCCGCCTGGGAGAAGACCCGGACCGCGCGTGGCGTCCTGCACCCGGACCACTTCGACGTCGAGCTGAACTGGCCGGAGCGCTGGGCCGCCCTGAGGCAGCGGATCGCCGAGGTCGGCATGCGCAACTCGCTGCTCCTCGCCATCGCGCCGACGGCCACCATCGCGTCCATCGCGGGCGTGTACGAGTGCATCGAGCCGCAGGTGTCCAACCTGTTCAAGCGCGAGACGCTCTCCGGCGAGTTCCTCCAGGTCAACTCCTACCTGGTGGCCGAGCTGAAGAAGCTCGGTGTGTGGGACGCGCAGACCCGTGAGGCGCTGCGCGAGTCCAGCGGCTCGGTGCAGGGCTTCACCTGGGTCCCGCAGGACGTCCGCGACCTGTACCGCACGGCGTGGGAGATCCCGCAGCGCGGCCTGATCGACATGGCCGCCGCCCGGACCCCGTTCCTGGACCAGGCGCAGTCGCTGAACCTGTTCCTGGAGACGCCGACCATCGGCAAGCTCTCCTCGATGTACTCCTACGCCTGGAAGTCGGGCCTGAAGACGACGTACTACCTGCGTTCCCGCCCGGCGACGCGCATCGCCCGCGCGGCCCAGGCCCAGGCGCAGCCCGAGAAGACCATCCCCGTCCAGCAGGCGGCCGACCCCGACGCCGTCGCCTGCTCCCTGGAAAACCCCGAGTCCTGCGAGGCCTGCCAGTAA
- the mctP gene encoding monocarboxylate uptake permease MctP has protein sequence MNDGVNGVALGVFVFFFLAVTVMGFLAARWRRAADEHSLDEWGLGGRSFGTWVTWFLLGGDLYTAYTFVAVPAAVYAAGAAGFFAVPYTILVYPLIFTFLPRLWSVSHKHGYVTTSDFVRGRFGSKGLSLAVAVTGILATMPYIALQLVGIQAVLDVMGVGGGDSTNWFVKDLPLLIAFGVLAAYTYSSGLRAPALIAFVKDTLIYIVIAVAIIYIPIKLGGFDEIFKAASAKYTAAGAGGLVPAQAGQWTYATLALGSALALFMYPHSVTATLSGRSREVIRRNTTILPLYSLMLGLLALLGFMAIAAGVKVTNGQLAIPQLFENMFPDWFAGVAFAAIGIGALVPAAIMSIAAANLFTRNIYKDFINPNATPRQETQVSKLVSLLVKVGALVFVLTMDKTVAINFQLLGGIWILQTFPSLVGGLFTRWFHRWALLGGWAVGMLYGTIAAYGVASPTQKHFGGSSKEIPGIGEIGYIGLTAFVLNLAVAVVLTFALRAFNAPDGIDETSPEDYTADAGDPGVETELPPATADAGL, from the coding sequence ATGAACGACGGTGTGAACGGCGTCGCCCTCGGCGTCTTCGTCTTCTTCTTCCTGGCCGTCACGGTCATGGGCTTCCTGGCCGCCCGCTGGCGCAGGGCCGCCGACGAACACAGCCTCGACGAATGGGGCCTGGGCGGACGGTCCTTCGGCACCTGGGTGACCTGGTTCCTGCTCGGCGGCGACCTCTACACGGCGTACACCTTCGTCGCCGTACCCGCGGCGGTCTACGCGGCGGGCGCGGCCGGCTTCTTCGCCGTGCCGTACACGATCCTGGTGTACCCGCTGATCTTCACGTTCCTGCCCCGGCTGTGGTCGGTCTCCCACAAGCACGGCTATGTGACGACCTCGGACTTCGTGCGCGGTCGCTTCGGCTCCAAGGGCCTGTCCCTCGCCGTGGCCGTCACCGGCATCCTGGCCACCATGCCGTACATCGCGCTCCAACTGGTCGGCATCCAGGCCGTCCTCGACGTGATGGGCGTGGGCGGCGGCGACAGCACCAACTGGTTCGTCAAGGACCTGCCGCTCCTCATCGCCTTCGGCGTGCTGGCCGCGTACACCTACTCCTCGGGGCTGCGGGCCCCCGCCCTGATCGCGTTCGTGAAGGACACCCTGATCTACATCGTGATCGCGGTGGCCATCATCTACATCCCGATCAAGCTGGGCGGCTTCGACGAGATCTTCAAGGCGGCGAGCGCCAAGTACACGGCCGCGGGCGCCGGCGGACTCGTCCCCGCGCAGGCGGGCCAGTGGACGTACGCCACCCTCGCGCTCGGCTCGGCGCTGGCGCTGTTCATGTATCCGCACTCGGTCACCGCGACGCTGTCCGGCCGCAGCAGGGAGGTGATCCGGCGCAACACCACGATCCTGCCGCTCTACTCGCTGATGCTGGGCCTGCTCGCCCTGCTCGGGTTCATGGCGATCGCCGCCGGGGTGAAGGTCACCAACGGCCAGCTCGCCATCCCCCAGCTCTTCGAGAACATGTTCCCCGACTGGTTCGCGGGCGTGGCCTTCGCCGCCATCGGCATCGGCGCGCTGGTGCCGGCGGCCATCATGTCCATCGCGGCCGCGAACCTTTTCACCCGCAACATCTACAAGGACTTCATCAACCCGAACGCGACCCCGCGCCAGGAGACCCAGGTCTCCAAGCTGGTGTCGCTCCTGGTGAAGGTGGGCGCGCTGGTCTTCGTCCTGACCATGGACAAGACCGTCGCGATCAACTTCCAGCTGCTGGGCGGCATCTGGATCCTGCAGACCTTCCCGTCACTGGTCGGCGGGCTGTTCACCCGCTGGTTCCACCGCTGGGCGCTGCTGGGCGGCTGGGCGGTCGGCATGCTCTACGGCACGATCGCCGCCTACGGGGTGGCCTCGCCGACCCAGAAGCACTTCGGCGGCAGCTCGAAGGAGATCCCCGGCATCGGGGAGATCGGCTACATCGGCCTGACCGCGTTCGTCCTGAACCTGGCCGTGGCCGTCGTCCTCACCTTCGCCCTGAGGGCGTTCAACGCGCCGGACGGCATCGACGAGACCTCGCCGGAGGACTACACGGCCGACGCGGGGGACCCGGGGGTCGAGACGGAGCTCCCGCCGGCCACGGCGGACGCCGGCCTGTAG
- a CDS encoding GntR family transcriptional regulator, whose translation MSTDVSSAENEGGAPIRTARVPKYYRLKKHLLDMTETLPPGTPVPPERTLAAEFDTSRTTVRQALQELVVEGRLERIQGKGTFVAKPKVSQALQLTSYTEDMRAQGLEPTSQLLDIGYITADESLAGLLDISSGGRVLRIERLRLASGEPMAIETTHLSAKRFPALRRSLVKYTSLYTALAEVYDVHLAEAEETIETSLATPREAGLLGTDVGLPMLMLSRHSLDRQGEPVEWVRSVYRGDRYKFVARLKRPQD comes from the coding sequence ATGAGCACCGACGTCAGCAGTGCGGAGAACGAGGGTGGGGCGCCCATCCGTACCGCGCGCGTGCCCAAGTACTACCGCCTCAAGAAGCACCTGCTCGACATGACGGAGACGCTGCCGCCCGGTACGCCGGTACCGCCCGAGCGGACCCTCGCCGCCGAGTTCGACACCTCGCGCACCACGGTGCGGCAGGCCCTTCAGGAGCTGGTCGTCGAGGGCCGTCTCGAACGCATCCAGGGCAAGGGCACCTTCGTCGCCAAGCCGAAGGTCTCCCAGGCGCTCCAACTGACCTCGTACACCGAGGACATGCGCGCCCAGGGCCTCGAACCCACCTCGCAGTTGCTGGACATCGGCTACATCACGGCGGACGAGAGCCTCGCCGGCCTGCTCGACATCTCGTCCGGCGGCCGGGTGCTGCGCATCGAGCGGCTGCGCCTGGCGAGCGGTGAGCCGATGGCCATCGAGACGACCCACCTCTCCGCCAAGCGCTTCCCCGCCCTGCGCAGGTCGCTCGTCAAGTACACCTCCCTCTACACCGCCCTCGCCGAGGTCTACGACGTCCACCTCGCCGAGGCCGAGGAGACCATCGAGACCTCGCTGGCCACCCCGCGCGAGGCGGGGCTGCTCGGCACCGATGTGGGCCTGCCCATGCTGATGCTCTCCCGCCATTCGCTCGACCGGCAGGGCGAGCCGGTGGAATGGGTGCGGTCGGTGTACCGGGGCGACCGGTACAAGTTCGTCGCCCGCCTCAAGCGCCCGCAGGACTGA